A stretch of Gadus macrocephalus chromosome 17, ASM3116895v1 DNA encodes these proteins:
- the LOC132475702 gene encoding uncharacterized protein LOC132475702 isoform X2: MDQAVPTQAPCVTWLSLAHQDLSEIPYEVILEHSCRLEALDLSYNLLVENPVQLGQLEQLHTLILDRNQYTSHVKFPFMPSVTAVCINQNKIHNLPVFVDEIGRKFPNIKILCMMNNEAASSYFNGGSLTQYQDYSTSSVSCQRWSS, translated from the exons ATGGATCAAGCGGTCCCCACGCAGGCCCCCTGCGTCACCTGGCTGTCCCTGGCCCACCAGGACCTCTCGGAGATCCCCTACGAGGTCATACTGGAGCACAGCTGTCGCCTGGAGGCtctggacctgagctacaacCTGCTGGTGGA AAACCCGGTGCAACTTGGCCAGCTGGAACAACTCCACACCCTGATCCTGGACCGGAACCAGTACACGTCCCACGTCAAGTTCCCCTTCATGCCCAGCGTCACGGCCGTGTGCATCAACCAGAACAAGATCCACAACCTGCCCGTGTTCGTGGACGAGATCGGCCGCAAGTTCCCCAACATCAA GATTCTCTGCATGATGAATAACGAAGCCGCTTCGAGCTATTTCAACGGTGGAAGTTTGACCCAGTACCAAGACTATAG TACGTCATCAGTCAGCTGCCAGCGCTGGAGCTCCTAG
- the LOC132475702 gene encoding leucine-rich melanocyte differentiation-associated protein isoform X1, whose translation MDQAVPTQAPCVTWLSLAHQDLSEIPYEVILEHSCRLEALDLSYNLLVENPVQLGQLEQLHTLILDRNQYTSHVKFPFMPSVTAVCINQNKIHNLPVFVDEIGRKFPNIKILCMMNNEAASSYFNGGSLTQYQDYRQYVISQLPALELLDDTVVLEKERAQARKTYRIQQSSQHGRKRREVHR comes from the exons ATGGATCAAGCGGTCCCCACGCAGGCCCCCTGCGTCACCTGGCTGTCCCTGGCCCACCAGGACCTCTCGGAGATCCCCTACGAGGTCATACTGGAGCACAGCTGTCGCCTGGAGGCtctggacctgagctacaacCTGCTGGTGGA AAACCCGGTGCAACTTGGCCAGCTGGAACAACTCCACACCCTGATCCTGGACCGGAACCAGTACACGTCCCACGTCAAGTTCCCCTTCATGCCCAGCGTCACGGCCGTGTGCATCAACCAGAACAAGATCCACAACCTGCCCGTGTTCGTGGACGAGATCGGCCGCAAGTTCCCCAACATCAA GATTCTCTGCATGATGAATAACGAAGCCGCTTCGAGCTATTTCAACGGTGGAAGTTTGACCCAGTACCAAGACTATAG ACAGTACGTCATCAGTCAGCTGCCAGCGCTGGAGCTCCTAGACGACACGGTGGtcctggagaaggagagagcccAGGCCCGCAAGACCTACCGCATCCAGCAGAGCAGCCAACATGGCCGAAAAAGGCGGGAAGTGCATCGATGA
- the LOC132445467 gene encoding Fc receptor-like protein 5 — protein sequence MFWLTLIPVLLHLTRGNSPCLGRSLGISPCRTQFFKRESLRLYCGADERIMTNSKSVTCSQKRHECNITLAGVHHSGSYWCDSNSGERGEAVNITVTEGSVILESPVHPVPEGTSVTLHCLTSHKSSKKLVVVTRINQSCNFSRDGRLIGVGLTGEMSFAAVNRSHEGLYTCTFSGVESPGSWLAVRATSSPESLPPTSLPPSHHHRLLYAVRTLLLLVLLGVFGGCCWRTHKEPEAAASEDVTDGEVMLNRTDTHKV from the exons ATGTTCT GGCTGACTTTAATCCCGGTCCTGCTGCACCTCACCCGGGGAAACA GTCCATGTTTGGGCCGTTCTCTGGGGATCAGCCCATGCAGGACTCAGTTCTTCAAGCGGGAGAGTTTGAGGTTATACTGCGGAGCTGATGAGCGTATAATGACTAACTCTAAATCAGTTACTTGCTCTCAGAAGAGGCATGAATGTAATATAACACTGGCAGGAGTACATCACAGCGGTTCTTACTGGTGTGACTCTAACTCTGGAGAACGAGGGGAAGCGGTCAACATCACAGTGACTG AAGGGTCTGTGATCCTAGAGAGTCCTGTGCACCCTGTACCAGAAGGAACTTCTGTTACACTTCACTGCCTGACGTCCCACAAGTCCAGTAAAAAGCTGGTTGTTGTGACCCGGATAAACCAGTCCTGTAACTTCTCCAGAGATGGGCGGCTCATTGGGGTCGGTTTGACGGGAGAGATGAGTTTTGCTGCTGTCAACAGATCTCATGAAGGCCTCTACACGTGTACCTTCTCTGGTGTTGAGTCTCCAGGGAGCTGGCTGGCTGTCAGAG CAACCTCCTCTCCCgaatccctccctcccacatccctccccccctcccatcaccaTCGTCTCCTCTATGCTGTTCGGACCCTCCTCTTATTGGTTCTTCTAGGGGTATTTGGCGGATGCTGCTGGAGGACACACAAAG aACCTGAAGCAGCTGCCTCAGAGGATGTGACTGATGGGGAGGTAATGTTAAACagaacagatacacacaaagtTTAG
- the LOC132445466 gene encoding Fc receptor-like protein 5 isoform X1: MFWLTLIPVLLHLTRGNSPCFGRSLGISPCRTQFFKEESFTLYCGADERIMTNSNSDTCSQKSHECVLQLVREYQSGTYWCQSNSGERGEAVNITVTAGSVILESPVHPVPEGSPVTLRCLMSHKSSNQLGVVTRINQSCTFSRDGRLIGVCLTGEMSFAAVNRSHEGLYTCTFSGVESPGSWLAVRATSSPESLHPSHPHRLLPLVYAGRTLLLLVLLGVFGGCCWRIHKEPEEAASEDVTDEEVMLNRREQKKVQETNTHKAIL, encoded by the exons ATGTTCT GGCTGACTTTAATCCCGGTCCTGCTGCACCTCACCCGGGGAAACA GTCCATGTTTCGGCCGGTCTCTGGGGATCAGCCCATGCAGGACTCAGTTCTTCAAAGAGGAGAGTTTCACGTTATACTGCGGAGCTGATGAGCGTATAATGACTAACTCTAATTCAGATACTTGCTCTCAGAAGAGCCATGAATGTGTTCTTCAACTGGTTCGAGAATATCAAAGCGGCACTTACTGGTGTCAGTCTAACTCTGGAGAACGAGGGGAAGCGGTCAACATAACAGTGACTG CAGGGTCTGTGATCCTAGAGAGTCCTGTCCACCCTGTACCAGAAGGAAGTCCTGTTACACTTCGCTGCCTGATGTCCCACAAGTCCAGTAACCAGCTGGGTGTTGTGACCCGGATAAACCAGTCCTGCACCTTCTCCAGAGATGGGCGGCTCATTGGGGTCTGTTTGACGGGAGAGATGAGTTTTGCTGCTGTCAACAGATCTCATGAAGGCCTCTACACGTGTACCTTCTCTGGTGTTGAGTCTCCAGGGAGCTGGCTGGCTGTCAGAG CAACCTCCTCCCCCGaatccctccacccctcccatccccaccGTCTCCTCCCATTGGTCTATGCTGGACGGACCCTCCTCTTATTGGTTCTTCTAGGGGTATTTGGCGGATGCTGCTGGAGGATACACAAAG aACCTGAAGAAGCTGCCTCAGAGGATGTGACTGATGAGGAGGTAATGTTAAACAGAAGAGAGCAGAAGAAAGTTCaggaaacaaatacacacaaagccATACTTTAG
- the LOC132445466 gene encoding Fc receptor-like protein 5 isoform X2 has product MFWLTLIPVLLHLTRGNSPCFGRSLGISPCRTQFFKEESFTLYCGADERIMTNSNSDTCSQKSHECVLQLVREYQSGTYWCQSNSGERGEAVNITVTAGSVILESPVHPVPEGSPVTLRCLMSHKSSNQLGVVTRINQSCTFSRDGRLIGVCLTGEMSFAAVNRSHEGLYTCTFSGVESPGSWLAVRATSSPESLPPTSLPPSHHHRLLYAVRTLLLLVLLGVFGGCCWRTHKEPEAAASEDVTDGEVMLNRTEQKKVQETNTHKV; this is encoded by the exons ATGTTCT GGCTGACTTTAATCCCGGTCCTGCTGCACCTCACCCGGGGAAACA GTCCATGTTTCGGCCGGTCTCTGGGGATCAGCCCATGCAGGACTCAGTTCTTCAAAGAGGAGAGTTTCACGTTATACTGCGGAGCTGATGAGCGTATAATGACTAACTCTAATTCAGATACTTGCTCTCAGAAGAGCCATGAATGTGTTCTTCAACTGGTTCGAGAATATCAAAGCGGCACTTACTGGTGTCAGTCTAACTCTGGAGAACGAGGGGAAGCGGTCAACATAACAGTGACTG CAGGGTCTGTGATCCTAGAGAGTCCTGTCCACCCTGTACCAGAAGGAAGTCCTGTTACACTTCGCTGCCTGATGTCCCACAAGTCCAGTAACCAGCTGGGTGTTGTGACCCGGATAAACCAGTCCTGCACCTTCTCCAGAGATGGGCGGCTCATTGGGGTCTGTTTGACGGGAGAGATGAGTTTTGCTGCTGTCAACAGATCTCATGAAGGCCTCTACACGTGTACCTTCTCTGGTGTTGAGTCTCCAGGGAGCTGGCTGGCTGTCAGAG CAACCTCCTCTCCCgaatccctccctcccacatccctccccccctcccatcaccaTCGTCTCCTCTATGCTGTTCGGACCCTCCTCTTATTGGTTCTTCTCGGGGTATTTGGCGGATGCTGCTGGAGGACACACAAAG aACCTGAAGCAGCTGCCTCAGAGGATGTGACTGATGGGGAGGTAATgttaaacagaacagaacagaagaaAGTTCaggaaacaaatacacacaaagttTAG